From Micromonospora auratinigra:
GCCCGCCTCCTCGGTGGGCACCGTGGGGGTCTTCGCCCGACCCGAGGCGGGCGCGGTGTCCGCGGCCGCGTCGCCCTCCAGCAGCGCCGTCAGCGCCGCCCCGGTGATCCGCCGGAACGTCCGACCCTTGCGGCGACGGTCCAGCACCGCCACCTCCAGCTGGTGGGCGGCGATCGTCCGGGCCGCCCCGCCCTCGCCACCGACACTGGCCAGCGCCTTCACCGCGGCGCGGACCGCCTCCGACAGCGACATCTCCGGACGGTGCTCGTTCTTCAGCACCCCGGAGATCGACTCCGCCTGGCCGCCCATCGCCATCCGGCCCGGCTCGTCGTTCACCGACCCGTCGTAGGTCAGCCGGTAGAGCGCGTCGTCGTCCGGCGTCTGGCCCACCTCCGCCACACAGATCTCCACCTCGAACGGCTTCGACTGCTCGGTGAAGATCGCGCCCAGCGTCTGCGCGAACGCGTTCGCCAGGGCCAGGCCGGTCACGTCCCGCCGGTCGTAGCTCAGCCCGTTCAGGTCGGCCATCCGCACCCCGGCGCGGCGCAGGTTCTCGAACTCGTTGTACCGGCCGACCGCGGCGAAGCCGATCCGGTCGTAGATCTCACTGACCTTGTGCAGGGTGCTGGACAGGTTCTCCGCGACGAAGAGCACCCCGCCCTCGTAGCTCAGGACCACCGCGCTGCGGCCCCGGGCGATGCCCTTGCGGGCCAGCTCGGAGCGGTCGCGCATGATCTGCTCGGGCGAGGCGTAGAACTGCATGGCCACGGCGGCGGTTCTCCTTCGGGCGCTGTGCTGGGGACTGCTGAGGATCGGGTGGCGGCGGGCTCAGCCGCCGGGGTTCTCCATCCGGCCGGACACGACGCTCTCCGCGACGGCCGCCGTCTCCGCGTCGGTGAGCCGGTGCGTGCCCTCCGCCGTCGCCGTCATCACCACCGGGTAGATCCGGCGGGTCAGGTCCGGCCCGCCGGTCGCGGTGTCGTCGTCGGCCGCGTCGTAGAGCGCCTCGACCGCCAGCCGCACCGCGTCGTCGATGGACAGACCCGCGCGGAACCGCTTCTTCAGCGCCGACTTCGCGAACAGCGAGCCGGAGCCGATCGCGTCGTAGCCGGTCTCCTCGTACGGGCCGCCGGTCACGTCGAAGCTGAAGATCCGGCCGGCCCGGGCCGGGTCGCTCGCCGCCAGGTCGAAGCCGGCGAAGAGCGGGATCACCGCCAGCCCCTGCATGGCCGCGCCCAGGTTGCCCCGGATCATCGAGGCCAGCCGGTTGGCCTTGCCGTCGAGCGAGAGCATCGCGCCCTCGATCTTCTCGTAGTGCTCCAACTCCACCTGGAACAGTCGCATCAGCTCGATGCCGATGCCGGCGGTGCCCGCGATGCCAACCAGCGAGTACGCGTCGGCCGGGTGCACCTTCTCGATGTCGCGCTGAGCGATCAGGTTGCCCATCGTGGCGCGCCGGTCGCCGGCCATCACCACGCCGCCGGCGGCCGAGATGGCCACGATGGTGGTCGCGTGCGGCGCCATGTCGGCGGCCATGCCGGGCGGCAGCGGCCGCCGGCCGGGCAGCATCTCCGGAGCCACCCTGCTCAGGAACGCGGTGAAGGAGGACGTCCCCGCGTTGGTGAACACATCTGGAAGACGCCCGGATGGATCAAAACCCGCTGCCACGTGGTTCCTCTCAGGTACGTGATCGCCCTGGCCAGCCTCACCGGATCGTCCCGGAACTGCCCAAGGCCGCCGTTGCAGTTGAAGCAGAGTATCCCGCGCACCCAACCGGTGCGATGATCGTGGTCCAGATGTTGCGGCTCGGGGGAGCCGCAGATCGCGCAGACGCCGCCCTGCTCGGCGAGGAGCTCCTGGAACTCCTTCTCCCCGACCCCGTAGCGGCGGCGCAGGTGGTACTCCCGAAACCCGCCGTGCAACCGGAGCTTGCTCTCCTTGCCCTTCTCGTTGTGGCAAGGCTTGCAGTATCGGCCATACCCGCCCCGGCCCGATCGGTTGCGCGGAAAGTCGTCGAGCGGCTTGGTCTCACCGCACGTCGGGCAGCGGCGGTGGCCGTCCGGCACCGCCGGCAGCTCGCGCACCTCCCGGCCGTGCTTCTCCTTCAGCCGCTTGGCGTAGCTCGCCTTCGAGCGCAGGTTGAAGCACGGCTTGCAGTAGCTGCCGCGACCGTCCGGCCGACGGCTGTTCGCACAGAACTCATCGAGCGGCTTCCACTCGTCGCAGTCTCGGCAACGACGGCGTCCGTCTCGATCGTCAAGAGCTCGAGACATGTACGATTTGCCCAGCTATACCCTATTCACCCCCTTTCTGCACATAGCCCCTCACGAACTCCTCGGCGTTCTCCTCCAGGACGGAGTCGATCTCGTCGAGCAGGTCGTCGACGTCCTCGGTGATCTCGGCGTGCCGCTCGGCAACCTCGGGGTTGGCCTGCGCGGTGACCTCGTCGATCTCCTCGTGCGATTTGCCGGACTGGGTCTGCCCGCCTTCTTGCGCCGCCATGGTGGTGCCTCCTCCACGATCGCCTGCGATCAACTTACCTCGCGGGAGCGACGAAAGGCCCGTCGCGCGCCGGGTTCCTCGGCGTACGACGGGCCTTCGTTCACGTTCGTGGCGGGGTCAGCCGCCGGTCAGCATCTCCAGCAGGTCCTTGGCGCTGGCGCAGCGGTCGAAGAGCGCCCCGACGTGCGCCCGGGTGCCCCGCTCGGGTTCCATCATCGGCACCCGGACCAGCGACTCGCGACCGACGTCGAAGATGACCGAGTCCCAGCTCGCCGCGACCACCTCGGAGGCGTACCGGTCCAGGCAGCGGCCACGGAAGTAGGCCCGGGTGTCCTCCGGCGGCTCGGTCATCGCGGTGCGGGTCTGCTCCTCGGTCAGCAGGGTCTTCATCGAGCCCCGGGAGACCAGCCGGTGGTACAGCCCCTTCTCCGGTCGCACGTCCGAGTACTGGAGGTCGACCAGCTGGAGCTTGTGCGAGCCCCAGGCCAGCTTCTCCCGCTCCCGGTAGCCCTCCAGCAGCCGCAGCTTCGCCACCCAGTCCAGCTCGTCGGCGCAGAGGAAGGCGTCCCGGCCGAGCCGGTCCAGCACGCTCTCCCAGCGGTCGAGCACGTCGGCGGTCTGCGCGTCGACGTCGCTGCCGTACCGGTCGTCCACGAAGGACCGGACCCGCTCCAGGTACGCCCACTGCACGTCGAGGGCGGTGAGCCGGCGGCCGTCGCGCATCCGCATCCGGTGGGTGAGCGACGGGTCGTGGCTGACCGCGCGCAGCTCGGCCACGGGGTCGGCGATGCCGAGGTCCGCGCCGAGCGCCTTCTCCTCGATCATGGTGAGGATCAGCGCGGTGGTGCCGACCTTGAGGTAGGTGGAGATCTCGGAGAGGTTGGCGTCGCCGATGATGACGTGCAGCCGGCGGTACTTGTCGGCGTCCGCGTGCGGCTCGTCGCGGGTGTTGATGATCGGCCGCTTGAGGGTGGTCTCCAGTCCCACCTCGACCTCGAAGAAGTCGGCCCGCTGGGAGATCTGGAAGCCGGCCTGGCCGCCGTCCTGGCCGATGCCGACCCGGCCGGCCCCGCAGACGATCTGCCGGGTGACGAAGAACGGCGTCAGGTACGCCACGATGTCGGCGAACGGCGTCTGCCGGCGCATCAGGTAGTTCTCGTGGGCGCCGTAGCTGGCGCCCTTGTTGTCGGTGTTGTTCTTGTAGAGGTGGATCGGGTGGGTGCCCGGGATGGTGGCGGCCCGGCGGGACGCCTCGGCCATCACCCGCTCCCCGGCCTTGTCCCAGCGCACCACGTCCAGGGGGTTGGTGACCTCGGGGGTGGAGTATTCCGGGTGGGCGTGGTCGACGTAGAGCCGCGCCCCGTTGGTGAGTATGACGTTGGCCAGCCCCAGGTCCTCGTCGGCGAGCGCCTCGGCGGGGTCGTACGCGGCACCGGAGTAGGTGAAGCCGCGGGCGTCGCGCAGGGGCGACTCCTCCTCGTAGTCCCAGCGCGCCCGGCCGCCCCGGTTGAGTTCCGGCCGCGCGCCGTAGGCGTTGACCACCTGCGAGGAGGTGACCATCGGGTTGGCTCCGGCCTGGCCGGGCACGGAGATGCCGTACTCGACCTCGGTGCCCATGATCCGTCTTACGCTCATCGACTGCCCGCTCCCGCTCGCCCGTCCCGGTCCCCCGTCACGTCGAGCGTAGTCGCCGTCACGCGGGAAGGGGGCA
This genomic window contains:
- the prcB gene encoding proteasome subunit beta, with translation MAAGFDPSGRLPDVFTNAGTSSFTAFLSRVAPEMLPGRRPLPPGMAADMAPHATTIVAISAAGGVVMAGDRRATMGNLIAQRDIEKVHPADAYSLVGIAGTAGIGIELMRLFQVELEHYEKIEGAMLSLDGKANRLASMIRGNLGAAMQGLAVIPLFAGFDLAASDPARAGRIFSFDVTGGPYEETGYDAIGSGSLFAKSALKKRFRAGLSIDDAVRLAVEALYDAADDDTATGGPDLTRRIYPVVMTATAEGTHRLTDAETAAVAESVVSGRMENPGG
- a CDS encoding ubiquitin-like protein Pup, whose translation is MAAQEGGQTQSGKSHEEIDEVTAQANPEVAERHAEITEDVDDLLDEIDSVLEENAEEFVRGYVQKGGE
- the dop gene encoding depupylase/deamidase Dop; protein product: MSVRRIMGTEVEYGISVPGQAGANPMVTSSQVVNAYGARPELNRGGRARWDYEEESPLRDARGFTYSGAAYDPAEALADEDLGLANVILTNGARLYVDHAHPEYSTPEVTNPLDVVRWDKAGERVMAEASRRAATIPGTHPIHLYKNNTDNKGASYGAHENYLMRRQTPFADIVAYLTPFFVTRQIVCGAGRVGIGQDGGQAGFQISQRADFFEVEVGLETTLKRPIINTRDEPHADADKYRRLHVIIGDANLSEISTYLKVGTTALILTMIEEKALGADLGIADPVAELRAVSHDPSLTHRMRMRDGRRLTALDVQWAYLERVRSFVDDRYGSDVDAQTADVLDRWESVLDRLGRDAFLCADELDWVAKLRLLEGYREREKLAWGSHKLQLVDLQYSDVRPEKGLYHRLVSRGSMKTLLTEEQTRTAMTEPPEDTRAYFRGRCLDRYASEVVAASWDSVIFDVGRESLVRVPMMEPERGTRAHVGALFDRCASAKDLLEMLTGG
- the prcA gene encoding proteasome subunit alpha, translated to MAMQFYASPEQIMRDRSELARKGIARGRSAVVLSYEGGVLFVAENLSSTLHKVSEIYDRIGFAAVGRYNEFENLRRAGVRMADLNGLSYDRRDVTGLALANAFAQTLGAIFTEQSKPFEVEICVAEVGQTPDDDALYRLTYDGSVNDEPGRMAMGGQAESISGVLKNEHRPEMSLSEAVRAAVKALASVGGEGGAARTIAAHQLEVAVLDRRRKGRTFRRITGAALTALLEGDAAADTAPASGRAKTPTVPTEEAGKPTTSAGSADLEGQQEQPGE
- a CDS encoding endonuclease VII domain-containing protein, producing MSRALDDRDGRRRCRDCDEWKPLDEFCANSRRPDGRGSYCKPCFNLRSKASYAKRLKEKHGREVRELPAVPDGHRRCPTCGETKPLDDFPRNRSGRGGYGRYCKPCHNEKGKESKLRLHGGFREYHLRRRYGVGEKEFQELLAEQGGVCAICGSPEPQHLDHDHRTGWVRGILCFNCNGGLGQFRDDPVRLARAITYLRGTTWQRVLIHPGVFQMCSPTRGRPPSPRS